A window of the Synechococcus sp. M16.1 genome harbors these coding sequences:
- a CDS encoding DUF3110 domain-containing protein, whose amino-acid sequence MRVHVLLFDAGTDSEGIHSLEIAGRTVVLLFENPDDAERYAGLLEAQDFPVPTVEALDREDVDLFCREAGYEARLIESGFVPSNDEERLFMAPPQSNRDVSNWKDDALSNDPVSNDGVAEQQGVEPARQGLETEPESNPELDELRRRLEGLL is encoded by the coding sequence ATGCGCGTCCACGTCCTGCTCTTTGATGCCGGTACGGATAGCGAAGGCATCCACTCGCTTGAAATCGCCGGACGAACCGTGGTTCTGCTGTTTGAGAACCCCGACGATGCCGAGCGTTATGCCGGTCTTCTGGAGGCCCAGGACTTTCCGGTTCCGACGGTGGAGGCCCTCGATCGGGAAGATGTGGATCTGTTCTGCCGTGAGGCCGGCTACGAGGCTCGGCTGATCGAGTCGGGCTTTGTGCCCAGCAATGACGAGGAGCGTCTGTTCATGGCGCCGCCCCAGAGCAACCGCGATGTGAGCAACTGGAAGGACGACGCGCTTTCGAACGACCCGGTTTCGAATGACGGTGTGGCAGAGCAGCAGGGCGTTGAGCCCGCGCGCCAGGGATTGGAGACCGAACCGGAATCGAATCCTGAACTGGATGAGCTGCGTCGGCGCCTGGAGGGTCTGCTCTGA
- a CDS encoding DUF1257 domain-containing protein, protein MSHLSILPTVFTDLERLVQALCDEGFMVERSTKLQGFADDSHAVDVLAFQGSAMPLGWTQREDGTIVMHGDIQRISRQPGLEQRLQRVTRRYALLHAMDEVRLCGLGSAELILQTN, encoded by the coding sequence ATGTCCCATCTCTCCATCCTGCCGACTGTCTTCACCGACCTCGAGCGTCTGGTTCAGGCCCTTTGTGATGAGGGCTTCATGGTGGAGCGATCGACAAAATTGCAGGGATTCGCGGACGACTCCCATGCCGTGGATGTGCTCGCGTTTCAGGGCTCAGCCATGCCCCTGGGCTGGACCCAGCGGGAGGACGGAACAATCGTGATGCATGGCGACATCCAACGGATCAGCCGCCAGCCCGGGCTTGAACAGCGCTTGCAACGGGTGACGCGCCGCTACGCCCTGCTCCACGCCATGGACGAAGTGCGCCTTTGTGGTTTGGGTTCCGCTGAGCTGATCCTGCAGACCAACTGA
- the murQ gene encoding N-acetylmuramic acid 6-phosphate etherase has protein sequence MAVFDPDLQPSSDRGHLLTEQSNRRSSRLDQLDTLALVELFADEDRRPQEAVAAVAPALAQAIDAVAERLRAGGRLFYLGAGTSGRLGVLDAAECPPTFCSDPQQVQGVLAGGSAALLRSSEGLEDIEVAGRADLEERGFCAKDCLVGIAAGGTTPYVRGGLAFAKSIGALAIAMACVPTEQSPLPCEIDIRLLTGPELLTGSTRMKAGTATKLALNTLSTAVMVKLGKVYGNRMVDVAASNSKLVDRSLRILRDLAGVERERGLTLLEEAGGSVKLALLMAAAALSVDQAKALLQQHNQQLRPALAACGAQLAEA, from the coding sequence ATGGCCGTGTTCGACCCTGATTTGCAGCCCTCCAGCGACCGCGGCCACCTGCTCACCGAGCAGAGCAACCGGCGCAGTTCACGCCTGGATCAGCTCGACACCCTGGCGCTGGTGGAGTTGTTTGCCGACGAGGATCGTCGCCCCCAGGAAGCCGTCGCCGCAGTCGCCCCGGCCCTGGCACAGGCGATCGATGCCGTTGCTGAGCGCCTCCGTGCCGGAGGCCGGCTCTTCTATCTGGGTGCTGGCACCTCCGGACGGCTGGGGGTGTTGGATGCCGCTGAATGTCCGCCCACCTTCTGCAGTGATCCTCAGCAGGTGCAAGGGGTTCTTGCCGGTGGCTCCGCCGCGTTGCTGCGCAGCTCGGAAGGGCTTGAGGACATTGAGGTTGCCGGACGTGCCGATCTCGAGGAGCGGGGCTTCTGCGCCAAGGATTGCCTGGTGGGCATCGCCGCAGGCGGCACCACCCCCTACGTGCGCGGTGGGCTGGCGTTCGCCAAAAGCATCGGAGCCCTCGCCATCGCCATGGCCTGCGTTCCAACGGAGCAGTCGCCCCTGCCCTGCGAGATCGATATCCGCCTGCTCACGGGCCCTGAGCTGCTGACGGGATCCACCCGAATGAAGGCTGGAACCGCTACAAAACTGGCCTTGAACACCCTCTCCACCGCCGTGATGGTGAAGCTGGGCAAGGTCTATGGCAACCGCATGGTGGATGTGGCCGCCAGCAACAGCAAGCTGGTGGACCGGTCCCTGCGGATCCTGCGGGATCTTGCCGGTGTGGAGCGGGAGCGGGGGCTGACGCTGCTGGAGGAGGCCGGCGGATCGGTGAAACTCGCCCTGTTGATGGCCGCTGCAGCCTTGTCGGTGGACCAGGCCAAGGCTCTTCTGCAGCAGCACAACCAACAGCTGCGGCCTGCCTTGGCCGCCTGCGGCGCTCAGCTGGCGGAAGCCTGA
- the ribBA gene encoding bifunctional 3,4-dihydroxy-2-butanone-4-phosphate synthase/GTP cyclohydrolase II, with translation MAFDAISDALAAIRNGECVVVVDDEQRENEGDLICAAQFATPEAINFMATEARGLICLAMEGQRLDELDLPLMVDRNTDANETAFTVSIDAGIEHGVTTGISAEDRAATIQVALNPATRPAELRRPGHIFPLRARPGGVLKRAGHTEAAVDLAQLSGLSPSGVICEIQNSDGSMARLPELRSYADRWGLKLISIADLIRYRLENERFVRRMAQAQMPSRFGSFQAVGYRNELDGSEHVALIKGEPNALSEPVLVRMHSECLTGDAFGSLRCDCRPQLEAALRQIEAEGEGVVVYLRQEGRGIGLINKLKAYSLQEAGLDTVEANERLGFPADLRNYGVGAQILSDLGIHRLRLLTNNPRKIAGLGGYGLQVEERVPLVMDPGAHNADYLAAKREKLGHLFESESPCVVLALAVNVGPESWPTIRKEVEAIAQRHGFSLEALHEPRLLALWDRPQFVWKLIPDGADAAPLLKSLAALAATERVGLMRVPTERMALHPPQTLERVEHQLNELINLGSDELLENGPSLLHWTRN, from the coding sequence ATCGCGTTTGATGCCATCAGCGACGCCCTGGCGGCGATCCGCAATGGGGAATGCGTTGTCGTGGTGGACGACGAGCAACGGGAGAACGAAGGCGATCTGATCTGCGCGGCCCAGTTCGCCACCCCGGAAGCGATCAACTTCATGGCCACCGAGGCACGGGGCCTGATCTGTCTGGCCATGGAGGGGCAGAGGCTGGACGAACTGGATCTGCCGCTGATGGTGGACCGCAACACCGATGCCAACGAAACGGCCTTCACCGTGAGCATCGATGCCGGCATCGAACATGGGGTGACCACCGGCATCTCCGCCGAAGACCGCGCCGCCACGATTCAGGTGGCCCTCAACCCAGCCACACGGCCAGCGGAACTGCGCCGCCCTGGGCACATCTTTCCCCTGCGCGCCCGTCCCGGCGGCGTGCTCAAACGGGCCGGTCACACCGAAGCCGCCGTGGATCTGGCTCAGCTGTCGGGCCTAAGCCCCTCCGGAGTGATCTGTGAAATCCAGAACAGCGATGGCTCGATGGCCCGCTTGCCCGAGCTGCGCAGCTACGCCGATCGCTGGGGGCTGAAGCTAATCAGCATTGCTGACCTGATCCGCTACCGGCTGGAGAACGAGCGCTTCGTTCGCCGCATGGCCCAGGCCCAGATGCCCAGCCGCTTCGGCAGCTTTCAGGCGGTGGGCTACCGCAACGAACTGGATGGCTCAGAACACGTGGCCCTGATCAAGGGTGAGCCCAATGCCCTGAGCGAACCCGTGCTGGTGCGCATGCATTCCGAATGCCTCACCGGCGATGCCTTCGGCTCACTGCGCTGCGACTGCCGTCCCCAGCTGGAGGCGGCCCTGCGTCAGATCGAAGCGGAGGGCGAGGGTGTGGTCGTTTATCTGCGCCAGGAAGGGCGGGGCATCGGCCTGATCAATAAATTGAAGGCCTACAGCCTCCAGGAAGCCGGGCTCGACACCGTTGAAGCCAACGAGCGGCTTGGCTTCCCGGCGGATCTGCGCAACTACGGCGTTGGCGCACAGATCCTCTCCGACCTCGGCATCCATCGGCTGCGGTTGCTTACCAACAACCCCCGCAAGATTGCCGGCCTTGGCGGCTATGGCCTGCAGGTGGAGGAGCGGGTACCTCTGGTGATGGACCCCGGTGCCCACAACGCCGACTACCTGGCGGCCAAGCGGGAGAAGCTCGGGCATCTTTTCGAATCTGAGAGTCCCTGCGTGGTGCTGGCTCTGGCGGTGAACGTGGGCCCCGAAAGCTGGCCCACCATTCGAAAGGAAGTGGAAGCCATCGCCCAGCGCCATGGCTTCAGCCTTGAGGCCCTGCATGAACCCCGCTTGTTAGCGCTGTGGGATCGACCGCAATTCGTCTGGAAACTGATTCCCGACGGCGCCGATGCAGCCCCCCTGCTCAAGAGCCTGGCGGCCCTGGCGGCCACCGAGCGGGTGGGTCTGATGCGCGTTCCCACGGAGCGGATGGCATTGCACCCGCCCCAGACCCTGGAACGGGTGGAACATCAACTCAATGAGTTGATCAACCTGGGCAGTGACGAACTGCTCGAAAACGGCCCGTCACTGCTGCATTGGACCCGGAACTGA
- the argC gene encoding N-acetyl-gamma-glutamyl-phosphate reductase produces the protein MATVKGGRVAVIGASGYGGLQTIRLLQGHPGLSVSFLGGERSAGQRWSSVCSFLPLPDDPSVESADPDRIAACSDFAVLSLPNGLACQLAPQLLERGVRVVDLSADFRYRSLEQWLQVYAKEAGSLNRQDAELCSRAVYGLPEWNGPAIADAKLVAAPGCFPTASLLPLLPFLKQGLIETSGIIIDAKTGTSGGGRVPKEAMLLAEASESIAPYGVIGHRHTSEIEQMAMEVAGQEVRLQFTPHLVPMVRGLLSTVYARLRDPGLTAEDCTTVLEAIYRHHPCVQVLPVGTYPATKWARHTNRALLSVQVDTRTGQLVLMSAIDNLIKGQAGQGVQCLNLMAGLAPETGLPLQSFYP, from the coding sequence ATGGCAACGGTGAAGGGCGGACGGGTTGCTGTGATCGGCGCCTCCGGCTACGGCGGCCTGCAGACCATCCGTCTGCTCCAGGGCCACCCCGGCCTGTCTGTGAGTTTTCTTGGCGGTGAACGTAGTGCTGGCCAACGCTGGAGCTCCGTCTGCTCCTTCCTGCCCCTGCCGGATGACCCATCGGTGGAATCAGCGGATCCGGATCGGATTGCGGCCTGTTCCGATTTTGCTGTTCTGAGCCTCCCCAACGGCCTTGCCTGTCAGTTGGCACCGCAACTGCTGGAGCGGGGTGTGCGGGTGGTGGACCTCTCCGCCGACTTCCGCTACCGCTCCCTGGAGCAGTGGTTGCAGGTGTATGCCAAGGAGGCCGGCTCCCTCAACCGTCAGGATGCTGAACTCTGCAGCAGGGCCGTCTACGGCCTGCCGGAATGGAACGGCCCTGCCATCGCTGACGCGAAGCTTGTTGCTGCTCCGGGTTGCTTCCCCACCGCCAGCCTGCTGCCCCTGCTGCCGTTCCTCAAGCAGGGCCTGATCGAGACCAGCGGCATCATCATTGATGCCAAGACGGGCACCTCCGGCGGAGGGCGCGTGCCGAAGGAGGCCATGCTGCTGGCGGAGGCCTCGGAATCCATCGCGCCCTACGGCGTGATCGGCCATCGCCACACGTCTGAGATCGAGCAGATGGCGATGGAGGTGGCTGGCCAGGAGGTGCGGCTTCAGTTCACGCCGCATCTGGTGCCGATGGTGCGTGGTCTGCTGTCCACGGTGTATGCCCGCCTGCGCGACCCCGGTCTCACCGCCGAGGATTGCACCACGGTTCTGGAGGCGATCTATCGCCACCACCCCTGCGTTCAGGTTCTGCCGGTGGGCACCTATCCCGCCACCAAGTGGGCGCGCCACACCAACCGTGCCCTGCTGTCGGTTCAGGTGGACACCCGCACCGGCCAGCTGGTGTTGATGAGTGCCATCGACAACCTGATCAAGGGTCAGGCCGGGCAGGGCGTGCAGTGCCTCAACCTGATGGCGGGCCTTGCTCCGGAGACGGGGCTGCCCTTGCAGTCCTTCTATCCCTGA
- a CDS encoding peptidylprolyl isomerase, translating into MTKALMDTEAGLIELELFEADAPNTVANFVKLAKDGFYDGLAFHRVIPGFMAQGGCPNSREGARGMAGTGGPGYQIDCEINQQKHQAGTLAMAHAGRNTGGSQFYICHEAQPHLDGVHTVFGHTGNMDVVLKLANGSKINKVTIQEG; encoded by the coding sequence ATGACCAAGGCCTTGATGGACACTGAAGCAGGCCTGATCGAGCTCGAGCTGTTCGAAGCCGATGCCCCTAACACCGTCGCCAACTTCGTGAAGCTGGCCAAGGATGGCTTCTACGACGGTCTGGCCTTTCACCGCGTCATCCCCGGCTTCATGGCCCAGGGGGGATGCCCCAACAGCCGTGAAGGCGCCCGCGGCATGGCCGGTACCGGCGGCCCCGGCTACCAGATCGATTGCGAGATCAACCAGCAGAAGCACCAGGCCGGCACCCTGGCTATGGCCCATGCTGGTCGCAACACCGGCGGCTCGCAGTTCTACATCTGCCATGAGGCCCAGCCTCACCTCGATGGGGTGCACACCGTGTTCGGCCACACCGGCAACATGGATGTGGTGCTGAAGCTGGCCAACGGCTCCAAGATCAACAAAGTGACGATCCAGGAAGGCTGA
- a CDS encoding M61 family metallopeptidase, translating into MFEPVQIRLDLSHPETQTIAVSIQWTPQTQRQTFQLPVWTPGSYTVRDHAQHLHSLQLLANDEELPVRRIAPHQWLCDLPDLSPLTLNYQLEARDLTVRTGLLDPDFASLCLAAVAMDIDGCRWSPHHVAVTVPEHWSVHLPLEPSAEGWVAADFDALVDSPLHAGPFQAEPFMVEGKTHELLLIGTPPMGWPPNFISDIEKVCSATCRLLGTPPPSGDRYQLVLQLLDQGYGGLEHDHSAVLQFSWSALAKPKGYRQLLQLIGHEYLHQWNVRRLRPVELRPYDYGQAVITEGLWFAEGITSYFDLSLPLLAGCSDRPTLLKDLGEELSSVLMSPGCSIQSLAASAREAWIKLYKATPASRDSQISYYRLGAAVAFCLDVRLRQRGHSMAAILRELWQGPGRQARGYSRDHIKAAVARWDRDLASDLDQWLDQPEAVPLLDCVKALGLRMDPVPLKHPDHGLTLKDAEGAALIQRVRRDSPGQQAGLVVGDELLAINGYRVRRSSDLAVLLEKHECVRVTYSRRSLLKETQLFPDAGVDHWTLDWDPGCTTEQRQLRDRWFEIV; encoded by the coding sequence GTGTTCGAACCGGTTCAGATCCGGCTCGATCTGAGCCATCCCGAAACACAGACCATCGCGGTCTCCATCCAGTGGACACCGCAGACCCAACGCCAGACCTTCCAACTGCCGGTGTGGACACCGGGGTCGTACACGGTTCGTGATCACGCCCAGCACTTGCACAGCCTGCAGCTGCTGGCCAATGACGAGGAGCTGCCGGTGCGTCGCATCGCGCCGCACCAGTGGCTCTGTGATCTGCCGGATCTGAGCCCGCTCACGCTCAACTATCAGCTGGAAGCCCGGGATCTCACTGTCCGCACCGGGTTGCTGGATCCTGATTTCGCGTCGCTCTGCCTCGCTGCTGTGGCGATGGACATCGACGGGTGCCGCTGGTCACCACACCACGTTGCCGTCACGGTTCCGGAGCACTGGAGTGTGCATCTGCCGCTGGAGCCCAGCGCTGAGGGCTGGGTCGCTGCCGATTTCGATGCCCTCGTGGACAGCCCGCTGCATGCGGGGCCTTTTCAGGCAGAACCCTTCATGGTGGAGGGCAAGACCCATGAGCTGTTGCTGATCGGAACGCCACCGATGGGTTGGCCGCCGAACTTCATCAGCGACATCGAAAAGGTGTGCAGTGCCACCTGTCGCTTGCTGGGAACCCCTCCCCCGTCGGGGGACCGCTACCAGCTTGTGCTGCAACTGCTTGATCAGGGTTACGGCGGCCTCGAACACGACCACAGTGCTGTACTGCAGTTCAGCTGGTCGGCTCTGGCCAAGCCCAAGGGGTACCGGCAGCTGTTGCAGCTGATCGGCCATGAATACCTGCACCAGTGGAATGTGCGGCGGCTGCGGCCCGTTGAGCTTCGCCCCTACGACTACGGGCAGGCGGTGATCACCGAAGGCCTCTGGTTTGCCGAGGGAATCACCAGCTACTTCGACCTCAGCCTGCCCCTGTTGGCGGGCTGTTCGGATCGACCGACTCTGCTCAAGGATCTGGGTGAGGAGCTGTCCAGCGTGCTGATGTCACCCGGTTGCTCGATCCAGTCGTTGGCGGCCAGTGCCCGTGAGGCGTGGATCAAGCTCTACAAAGCCACGCCAGCCTCGCGGGACAGCCAGATCAGCTACTACCGCCTCGGTGCAGCGGTGGCCTTCTGCCTCGACGTGCGCCTGCGGCAGCGCGGCCACTCCATGGCCGCGATCCTGCGCGAGTTGTGGCAAGGCCCCGGCCGTCAGGCCCGTGGCTACAGCCGTGATCACATCAAGGCGGCGGTGGCTCGATGGGATCGCGATCTTGCCTCGGATCTGGATCAATGGTTGGACCAGCCCGAGGCCGTTCCCCTGCTTGATTGCGTAAAGGCTCTGGGGCTGCGCATGGACCCTGTGCCGCTCAAGCATCCCGATCATGGACTCACCCTCAAGGATGCTGAGGGCGCCGCTTTGATTCAGCGGGTGCGGCGCGACAGTCCCGGACAACAGGCAGGGCTTGTGGTGGGTGATGAGCTGTTGGCGATCAATGGCTACCGGGTGCGTCGCAGCAGTGACCTCGCAGTTCTGCTTGAGAAGCATGAGTGTGTGCGCGTCACCTATTCACGACGCAGCCTGCTCAAGGAGACCCAGCTCTTCCCTGATGCGGGTGTGGACCATTGGACGTTGGATTGGGATCCTGGGTGCACAACGGAACAACGGCAGTTGCGGGATCGATGGTTCGAGATCGTCTAA
- the purN gene encoding phosphoribosylglycinamide formyltransferase has translation MASGSGSNFEALAQAIQTGNLNARIQRLVVNNPGCGAQQRAERLGIPVSVLDHRLIKNRRELDGELVRLFRADQVELVVMAGWMRIVTEVLVSGYSDRLINIHPSLLPSFRGLDAIGQALEAGVKVTGCTVHIVTEELDAGPILAQAAVPVLDGDDHARLAKRIQEQEHLLLPRALAELKPTWRQG, from the coding sequence ATGGCATCCGGAAGCGGCAGCAACTTCGAGGCCCTGGCCCAGGCCATTCAGACGGGGAATCTCAACGCGCGGATCCAGCGGCTGGTGGTGAACAATCCGGGCTGTGGTGCCCAGCAGCGGGCGGAGCGTCTCGGCATTCCGGTGTCGGTGCTTGACCATCGCCTGATCAAGAACCGGCGCGAGCTGGACGGCGAACTGGTGCGCCTGTTCCGCGCCGACCAGGTGGAACTGGTGGTGATGGCGGGGTGGATGCGGATCGTTACCGAGGTGCTGGTCAGCGGCTATTCCGATCGCCTGATCAACATCCACCCCTCACTGCTGCCCAGCTTCCGTGGCCTGGATGCCATCGGGCAGGCCCTGGAGGCCGGGGTGAAGGTCACCGGCTGCACGGTGCACATCGTCACCGAGGAGCTGGATGCCGGTCCGATCCTGGCCCAGGCCGCTGTTCCTGTTCTCGATGGGGATGACCACGCCAGGCTCGCCAAACGGATTCAGGAGCAGGAACACCTGCTCCTGCCCAGGGCACTGGCTGAGCTCAAGCCAACCTGGCGTCAGGGATAG
- a CDS encoding helicase DnaB, which translates to MAEPLRWTTAFLATAASLCMVGQWSHPVAEVGDQARVLVGDRLEPTDFTPEELKLLQRRFGVHGPQTQLAQLFTSGMDQLRPLRASTLDRLRELKPVILRQAAAHQVNPMLITAVLFDEIQHSKPGESLPFIAHSGLVKTHGPAQISVSELIHQNRLPANPTQEEITWARNQLLDPEMNITLLAAKFQRLKLALGLPESLMLQASRSYLDAKAIATLTYLHNGKLDYPARVLGYMQDPELHALIYGGRQPNPDITV; encoded by the coding sequence ATGGCTGAGCCATTGCGATGGACAACAGCCTTTTTGGCGACGGCAGCGAGCCTGTGCATGGTTGGCCAGTGGTCACACCCGGTTGCTGAGGTTGGGGATCAAGCGCGTGTTCTGGTGGGGGACAGGCTCGAGCCCACTGACTTCACACCCGAAGAACTGAAGCTGCTGCAACGGCGCTTCGGGGTGCACGGCCCCCAGACGCAGCTGGCCCAGCTCTTCACCAGCGGGATGGATCAGCTCCGTCCATTGCGCGCATCCACCCTGGATCGTCTTCGCGAGCTGAAGCCGGTGATCCTGCGCCAAGCAGCGGCGCATCAGGTGAATCCAATGCTGATCACCGCCGTTCTTTTCGACGAAATTCAGCACTCCAAGCCGGGAGAGAGCCTCCCCTTCATCGCCCATTCCGGTCTGGTGAAGACCCATGGACCGGCCCAGATCAGCGTTTCGGAACTGATCCATCAGAACCGACTGCCGGCGAACCCAACACAGGAGGAGATCACCTGGGCCCGCAATCAATTGCTGGACCCCGAGATGAACATCACCCTGCTGGCGGCCAAGTTTCAACGGCTGAAGCTGGCCCTTGGTCTGCCGGAGAGCTTGATGCTTCAGGCGAGCCGTTCCTATTTGGATGCCAAGGCGATCGCCACCCTCACCTATCTCCACAACGGAAAATTGGATTACCCAGCACGGGTGTTGGGCTACATGCAGGACCCTGAACTGCACGCGTTAATTTACGGCGGTCGCCAACCAAATCCCGACATCACGGTTTAG
- a CDS encoding N-acetylmuramoyl-L-alanine amidase has product MVRDRLSRFCTGVWNRVEQHRPLSIGVAAAGTLALGLTSWSLMEPGKLSSVGMERGRQREDNPSASVPLPPKSRSWRSPLARQCSGVDRALRSRLNKLDARSASWRTFVKIDPTNFGERYNKDAYGRVIDATPRVVVLHETVYSLSSALNTFMTPHPRDEDQVSYHTLVGQDGRALDLVDPLSRAYGAGFSAFLGEWAITNRKLKGSINNFALHLSLETPPSGANANRSHVGYTSKQYDALALVLSGWIRSFNLPPAAITTHRHVDLGGERDDPRSFDWSKLQTRLAALGDLCVS; this is encoded by the coding sequence ATGGTTCGAGATCGTCTAAGCCGTTTCTGCACCGGTGTATGGAACCGCGTTGAACAGCACCGTCCGCTCTCCATCGGCGTTGCTGCAGCGGGGACGTTGGCTCTGGGGCTGACCAGCTGGTCGTTGATGGAGCCAGGGAAGCTCTCTTCTGTGGGGATGGAGCGTGGTCGCCAACGGGAGGACAACCCCTCCGCTTCAGTGCCGTTACCGCCGAAGTCGCGCTCCTGGCGATCGCCCCTGGCCCGGCAGTGTTCGGGTGTGGACAGGGCGTTGCGGTCGCGTTTGAACAAGCTCGATGCCCGTTCGGCTTCCTGGCGGACCTTCGTGAAGATCGATCCCACCAATTTTGGCGAGCGCTACAACAAGGACGCCTACGGTCGTGTAATCGACGCCACGCCGAGGGTGGTGGTGCTGCACGAAACCGTCTACTCCTTGAGCTCCGCTCTGAACACCTTCATGACGCCCCATCCCCGCGATGAGGATCAGGTGAGTTATCACACCCTGGTGGGCCAGGACGGACGCGCTCTGGATCTGGTGGATCCCTTGAGCCGGGCCTATGGCGCAGGTTTTTCAGCCTTTCTGGGAGAGTGGGCGATCACCAACAGGAAGCTCAAGGGTTCCATCAACAACTTTGCTCTTCATCTGAGCTTGGAGACACCACCATCAGGCGCGAATGCCAACCGTTCCCACGTTGGCTACACCTCCAAGCAATACGACGCGCTGGCCCTGGTGTTATCGGGTTGGATCCGCTCCTTCAATCTGCCGCCAGCGGCGATCACCACCCATCGCCATGTGGATCTGGGCGGAGAACGGGATGATCCCCGCAGTTTTGACTGGTCGAAACTTCAGACGCGGCTGGCGGCCCTCGGTGACCTCTGCGTGAGTTGA
- the mtnP gene encoding S-methyl-5'-thioadenosine phosphorylase, with protein MVARAKLECKETPTMPDLSQARVGVIGGSGLYSIPGLRQVEERTVDTPFGAPSDQLRLGELEGVETVFLARHGRHHHLLPSEVPYRANIWAMRSLGVRWLISLSAVGSLQEHLQPRDMVVPDQFIDRTRDRPASFFGNGCVAHVSLADPFCPNLSALLADAAEQGLPEGRRLHRGGTYLCMEGPAFSTRAESKLYRSWDCSVIGMTNHTEARLAREAELAYASLSMVTDFDCWHEDHDAVSVEMVIGNLQANASATEPILSGLMQRLKQEPPASPAHTALANALITPKDQVPEQTRSNLDLFTAPYWGPFDQASAS; from the coding sequence ATGGTGGCGCGAGCAAAATTGGAGTGTAAAGAGACGCCGACCATGCCCGACCTCTCCCAAGCCCGCGTCGGTGTGATCGGCGGCAGCGGCCTCTATTCGATCCCTGGCTTGCGGCAGGTGGAGGAACGCACGGTCGACACACCCTTCGGGGCACCATCCGATCAACTGCGCCTTGGAGAGCTCGAGGGCGTCGAAACCGTCTTCCTGGCCCGCCACGGCCGCCATCACCATCTGCTTCCCAGTGAAGTGCCCTACCGGGCCAACATCTGGGCGATGCGTTCCCTGGGGGTGCGCTGGCTGATCTCGCTCTCGGCGGTGGGGTCGCTGCAGGAGCATCTGCAGCCGCGCGACATGGTCGTGCCCGATCAGTTCATCGACCGCACCCGTGACCGGCCCGCCAGTTTCTTCGGCAACGGCTGCGTGGCCCACGTCAGCCTTGCGGACCCCTTCTGCCCCAATTTGAGTGCCCTGTTGGCCGATGCCGCCGAACAGGGGTTGCCGGAGGGTCGACGGCTGCACCGCGGTGGCACCTATCTCTGCATGGAGGGTCCCGCCTTCTCCACCCGGGCCGAAAGCAAGCTCTACCGCTCCTGGGATTGTTCGGTGATCGGGATGACCAATCACACCGAAGCCCGTCTGGCCCGGGAAGCCGAACTGGCCTATGCCTCCCTGAGCATGGTCACCGACTTCGACTGCTGGCATGAGGATCACGACGCTGTCTCGGTGGAGATGGTGATCGGCAACCTTCAGGCCAATGCCTCAGCCACCGAACCGATCCTGAGTGGATTGATGCAGCGGCTCAAACAGGAGCCTCCCGCCTCGCCGGCCCACACAGCCCTCGCCAACGCCCTGATCACCCCCAAAGATCAAGTCCCGGAACAGACCCGGTCCAACCTTGATCTGTTCACCGCCCCCTACTGGGGACCGTTCGATCAGGCTTCCGCCAGCTGA